In Paenarthrobacter sp. GOM3, a single window of DNA contains:
- a CDS encoding phosphatase PAP2 family protein: protein MIRVLHLRERPGWRTALAGVLLFTAFIIPGVMLLVGQGEPVFTRVDTWWQAFVFTLRSPFWDGINAFLNSIGYVGMLVLHGLLAAALLVWRRPVTATFALTSGVAALALTQLAKVVVGRQRPEGAKVLTDTGSYPSGHVSATTAFTVVLVVLLGRWWMTVLAMIGVIAMMISRTYLSAHWLSDVLGGACLASGVVLLLWWLFRRSCIAEDARSDGKAIWSARALRRRPGAGQAE from the coding sequence ATGATTCGTGTCCTTCACCTACGGGAGCGGCCAGGCTGGCGAACGGCGCTGGCCGGGGTCCTTCTCTTCACCGCTTTCATCATCCCCGGGGTGATGCTGCTGGTTGGGCAAGGTGAGCCCGTATTCACCCGGGTGGACACCTGGTGGCAGGCCTTCGTCTTCACGCTTCGCTCGCCGTTTTGGGACGGGATCAACGCGTTCCTCAACAGCATCGGGTACGTGGGGATGTTGGTACTTCACGGGCTGCTGGCCGCAGCGCTCCTCGTGTGGCGCCGACCAGTCACGGCCACCTTCGCCCTGACCTCAGGAGTGGCTGCGCTGGCACTCACGCAACTAGCCAAGGTAGTTGTGGGCAGGCAGCGCCCGGAGGGAGCCAAGGTTCTGACTGATACGGGTTCATACCCTTCCGGGCATGTATCGGCAACCACCGCATTCACGGTGGTTTTGGTTGTCCTGCTCGGACGATGGTGGATGACTGTGCTGGCCATGATCGGAGTGATCGCCATGATGATCAGCCGGACCTACCTCTCGGCGCACTGGCTCAGCGATGTGCTTGGCGGAGCCTGCCTGGCCTCAGGGGTGGTGCTCCTTCTGTGGTGGCTGTTCCGCCGTTCATGTATTGCGGAGGATGCCAGATCCGACGGGAAAGCTATTTGGTCCGCAAGGGCTTTGCGACGCCGGCCAGGAGCAGGGCAAGCAGAATAG
- a CDS encoding MFS transporter: MTTSIESSKSVNAAAVATFLIFGMNGLVFASWAARIPAVTEALSLTSGQMGTLLLCTAVGSLLALPSAGWVVGRIGTANTVRVAGIVAGAAGAAIAFSLMAASVPATAIALFFFGIGIGLWDVAQNIEGADVEHRLKRTIMPQFHAAFSGGAFVGALIGAGLSKLGVGLPAHLLVIAAIAVALALTVPKFFLPHEVAETHDDGAPLEKGPSAWRDGRTLLIGVVVLGATLTEGAGNDWIAKATVDGLGATESTGALLFALFVAAMTLMRFLGGKAIDKFGRVAVLRASMAAAAAGLALFVFADNVFLAGVGAALWGVGAALAFPMGMSAAADDPKHAAARVSVVSTIGYVAFLAGPPLLGYLGDHTGIHMALLAIGAPILLALLLAGVAKPLRTK, translated from the coding sequence ATGACCACCAGCATCGAAAGCTCCAAAAGCGTCAACGCCGCGGCGGTGGCAACGTTCCTGATCTTCGGCATGAACGGCCTCGTCTTTGCCAGTTGGGCCGCACGCATTCCGGCCGTCACCGAAGCACTCAGCCTCACCTCGGGCCAGATGGGCACCTTGCTGCTCTGCACCGCCGTCGGGTCTTTGCTTGCGCTGCCCTCCGCGGGCTGGGTGGTGGGCAGGATCGGGACAGCGAATACTGTCCGGGTGGCCGGCATCGTGGCTGGCGCCGCGGGAGCAGCCATTGCTTTCTCGCTGATGGCCGCCTCAGTCCCGGCAACCGCCATAGCCCTGTTCTTCTTCGGCATCGGAATCGGCCTGTGGGATGTCGCCCAGAACATTGAGGGCGCAGACGTTGAACACCGGCTCAAGCGCACCATCATGCCCCAGTTCCATGCCGCGTTCAGCGGCGGCGCGTTCGTGGGGGCGTTGATCGGCGCCGGACTCTCGAAGCTTGGCGTCGGGCTTCCGGCTCACCTGCTGGTGATCGCTGCGATCGCCGTCGCCCTCGCGCTGACGGTCCCCAAGTTCTTCCTGCCGCACGAGGTCGCGGAAACGCACGACGACGGCGCTCCCCTTGAGAAGGGACCCTCGGCTTGGCGGGATGGCAGGACGCTGCTCATCGGCGTCGTGGTCCTGGGTGCGACGCTCACCGAGGGTGCCGGCAACGATTGGATCGCCAAGGCAACCGTGGACGGTCTGGGAGCTACTGAATCGACCGGAGCGCTTCTCTTCGCCCTCTTCGTTGCGGCGATGACACTCATGCGGTTCCTGGGCGGGAAGGCGATCGACAAATTTGGCCGGGTTGCTGTCCTCCGCGCAAGCATGGCTGCGGCAGCAGCGGGCCTGGCGTTGTTCGTCTTCGCTGACAACGTGTTCCTGGCAGGCGTCGGGGCGGCATTGTGGGGCGTTGGTGCGGCACTCGCCTTCCCCATGGGGATGTCCGCGGCGGCTGACGACCCCAAGCATGCTGCGGCCCGTGTTTCCGTGGTGTCCACCATCGGTTATGTCGCATTCCTTGCGGGACCACCTCTGCTTGGCTACCTAGGCGACCACACAGGAATCCACATGGCCCTCCTGGCCATCGGGGCGCCTATTCTGCTTGCCCTGCTCCTGGCCGGCGTCGCAAAGCCCTTGCGGACCAAATAG
- a CDS encoding ABC-F family ATP-binding cassette domain-containing protein: MAHIDVSGIDYFLSDGTQLLNGVTFKVPDGTKTALIGPNGTGKTTLFKIISGDLTPDEGAVGRSGNMGIMRQFVGQVRDESTVRDLLVSTAQAGLAAAAKAVEEAELAMMEHDDEPTQMKYAQAIVDWGDAGGYDVETVWDEVCMAALGISFDKAQFRRASTLSGGEQKRLVLEALFAGPDELLLLDEPDNYLDVPGKRWLESKLNESKKTVLFISHDRELLNNAAGRIVTLEPGINGAGAWIHGGGFGSYVEARADRNARFEELRKRWDEEHIKLKELVNMYKNKAAFRSDMANRYQAAQTRLAKFLEAGPPEALPIEQNVKMRLKGGRTAKRAVVAEKLELTGLMKPFSTEIWFGDRVGVLGSNGSGKSHFLRLLATGGTDPEREHLPVSDVVIAEVPHEGVVKLGARIRPGFFAQTHVRPDLLGRTLLEILHRGDEHRSGLPREAAAGALDSYGLAGQSEQKYESLSGGQQARFQILLLQLSGATLLLLDEPTDNLDLHSGEALERAIDAFEGTVLAVTHDRWFAKSFDRFLIFGSDGKVYESEEPVWDEKRVERAR, translated from the coding sequence GTGGCCCATATTGACGTTTCCGGCATCGACTACTTCCTCTCCGACGGCACCCAGCTGCTCAACGGGGTGACCTTCAAGGTCCCCGACGGCACCAAGACAGCGCTGATCGGACCCAACGGAACGGGCAAGACCACGCTGTTCAAGATCATCTCCGGAGACCTCACGCCGGATGAGGGTGCCGTGGGCAGGTCCGGGAACATGGGCATCATGCGCCAGTTCGTGGGCCAGGTCCGCGACGAATCCACGGTCCGCGACCTCCTGGTCTCCACCGCGCAGGCAGGCCTCGCTGCAGCGGCCAAGGCGGTGGAGGAAGCCGAGCTCGCCATGATGGAGCACGACGACGAGCCCACCCAAATGAAATACGCCCAAGCGATCGTTGACTGGGGCGACGCGGGCGGATACGACGTGGAGACCGTCTGGGACGAAGTCTGCATGGCCGCCCTGGGGATTTCCTTCGACAAAGCCCAGTTCCGGCGTGCCTCCACCCTGTCCGGCGGCGAGCAGAAACGCCTTGTGCTGGAAGCGCTGTTTGCCGGCCCCGATGAACTGCTGCTCCTCGACGAGCCCGACAACTACCTCGACGTGCCCGGGAAGCGTTGGTTGGAAAGCAAGCTCAATGAGTCCAAGAAGACCGTGCTGTTCATCAGCCACGACCGCGAGCTGCTCAACAACGCCGCCGGGCGCATCGTCACACTTGAACCGGGCATCAACGGCGCCGGCGCCTGGATCCACGGCGGCGGTTTCGGCTCCTATGTCGAGGCCCGCGCAGACCGCAACGCGCGTTTCGAGGAACTGCGAAAGCGTTGGGACGAGGAGCACATCAAGCTCAAGGAACTCGTCAATATGTACAAGAACAAGGCTGCTTTCCGCTCTGACATGGCCAACAGGTACCAGGCGGCGCAGACCCGCCTTGCCAAGTTCCTTGAGGCTGGTCCGCCCGAGGCCCTGCCGATCGAGCAGAACGTCAAGATGCGCCTCAAGGGTGGGCGCACCGCCAAGCGCGCAGTCGTGGCCGAGAAGCTTGAGCTGACCGGACTGATGAAGCCGTTCTCCACGGAGATCTGGTTCGGAGACCGTGTGGGTGTCCTGGGCTCCAACGGTTCGGGCAAGAGCCACTTCCTCCGCCTGCTCGCCACCGGGGGCACGGATCCGGAGCGGGAGCACCTGCCGGTGTCCGACGTCGTCATCGCTGAGGTCCCGCACGAGGGCGTGGTGAAACTTGGCGCCCGCATCCGGCCCGGTTTCTTCGCGCAGACGCATGTCCGGCCCGACCTCCTGGGCCGGACCTTGTTGGAGATCCTGCACCGCGGCGACGAACACCGAAGCGGACTTCCACGTGAGGCAGCTGCCGGCGCCTTGGACTCCTACGGACTGGCCGGCCAGTCCGAGCAGAAGTACGAGTCGCTCTCCGGTGGCCAGCAAGCACGTTTCCAGATCCTGCTGCTGCAGCTCTCCGGCGCCACGCTCCTGCTGCTCGACGAACCTACGGACAACCTGGACCTGCATTCCGGCGAAGCCCTGGAGCGGGCCATCGATGCTTTCGAAGGCACGGTCCTCGCAGTCACGCACGATCGCTGGTTCGCCAAGTCCTTCGACCGCTTCCTCATCTTTGGTTCCGACGGCAAGGTCTACGAGTCCGAGGAACCCGTGTGGGACGAGAAGCGCGTGGAGCGCGCCCGCTAA
- a CDS encoding ABC transporter ATP-binding protein, with translation MIEAKGLTKVYGEKTAVGGVSFTVQAGRVTGFLGPNGAGKSTTMRMIMGLDAPTSGSVTVNGEPFVQHKAPLREIGALLDAKAVHTSRTAYNHLLAMAATHSIPKSRVREVIEMTGLGDVAKKKVKGFSLGMGQRLGIAAALLGDPQTIILDEPVNGLDPEGVVWVRNLVKYLASEGRTVFLSSHLMSEMALTADHLIVIGRGRIIADAPIADIITGKGQIRTRVRTDQPERLMQLLAGTGVSVEVHERELLEVSGLDPRGIARAALDNQVMVYELTPLQASLEEAYMELTKDEVEYHSHITAGASVPAQAGGK, from the coding sequence ATGATCGAAGCAAAAGGCCTGACCAAGGTCTACGGCGAGAAGACCGCCGTCGGCGGTGTCAGTTTCACTGTCCAAGCCGGACGGGTGACGGGCTTCCTGGGCCCGAACGGTGCCGGCAAGTCCACCACCATGCGCATGATCATGGGACTGGATGCTCCTACGTCGGGTTCGGTGACGGTGAACGGTGAGCCGTTTGTACAGCACAAGGCACCGTTGCGTGAGATCGGCGCACTCCTGGACGCCAAGGCAGTCCACACCAGCCGCACCGCCTACAACCACCTGCTCGCCATGGCCGCGACGCACAGCATCCCGAAAAGCCGGGTGCGCGAAGTCATCGAGATGACCGGTCTGGGTGACGTTGCCAAGAAGAAGGTCAAAGGCTTCTCGCTCGGAATGGGTCAGCGCCTCGGCATTGCCGCCGCGCTGCTGGGCGATCCGCAGACCATCATCCTGGATGAGCCGGTGAACGGCCTCGATCCTGAAGGCGTGGTCTGGGTCCGCAACCTGGTCAAGTACCTGGCCTCGGAGGGACGCACCGTCTTCCTGTCCAGCCACCTCATGAGCGAAATGGCCCTCACGGCAGATCACCTGATCGTGATCGGCCGCGGCAGGATCATTGCCGACGCCCCCATCGCCGACATCATTACGGGCAAGGGCCAGATACGGACCCGCGTCCGCACTGACCAGCCGGAGCGGCTCATGCAACTGCTCGCCGGCACCGGGGTTTCGGTGGAAGTCCACGAACGCGAACTCCTGGAAGTTTCGGGCCTGGATCCGCGTGGAATCGCCCGGGCCGCCTTGGACAACCAGGTCATGGTCTACGAATTGACCCCACTCCAGGCGAGCTTGGAAGAGGCCTACATGGAACTGACCAAGGACGAGGTCGAATACCACTCGCACATCACCGCCGGGGCCTCGGTTCCCGCTCAGGCCGGAGGGAAATAG
- a CDS encoding DeoR/GlpR family DNA-binding transcription regulator: MGTADRHRLIGELLRTREEATVDELVDATGASGATIRRDLEILAANGVLKRIHGGARSLLARGDNPGYGQRELEDHDAKIRIASAVDALLKDREHVWLDSGSTATEIARRLSTRELTVMPMSLHGVEALTRVKDGRSPQLILPGGSLVPGEQSFRGPMTEANIRSLRFDTAVVTPCALNLKDGLLAHDLDDAAVKRAGLESAARVIVASAGSKWNASAVALVAAMDTVDVIVTDLEPSPEDLARLNKLSVEVVIA, translated from the coding sequence ATGGGAACTGCTGACCGCCACCGGCTCATCGGCGAGCTGCTGCGCACACGCGAAGAAGCCACCGTCGATGAACTCGTGGACGCTACGGGGGCGTCGGGCGCCACGATCCGCCGCGACCTTGAAATTCTCGCCGCCAACGGGGTCCTGAAGCGTATCCACGGCGGGGCGCGCAGCTTGCTGGCGCGCGGAGACAACCCCGGTTATGGGCAACGCGAACTGGAAGACCACGACGCCAAGATACGCATCGCCTCGGCGGTGGACGCCCTCCTGAAGGACAGGGAACACGTGTGGCTGGACAGTGGTTCAACTGCCACGGAAATCGCGCGCAGGCTCAGCACCCGCGAACTCACGGTCATGCCCATGTCCCTTCACGGTGTCGAAGCGCTGACCCGCGTGAAGGATGGCCGCTCACCCCAGCTCATCCTCCCCGGCGGCAGCCTCGTCCCGGGTGAGCAATCCTTCCGGGGACCCATGACGGAAGCCAACATCCGCTCGCTGAGGTTCGACACCGCCGTCGTAACCCCGTGTGCCCTCAACCTGAAAGACGGCCTCCTGGCCCACGACCTCGACGACGCGGCGGTGAAGCGGGCCGGCCTGGAGTCGGCGGCACGTGTCATTGTGGCATCGGCCGGCAGCAAATGGAATGCCAGCGCAGTGGCCCTGGTTGCCGCCATGGACACCGTGGACGTTATCGTCACAGACCTTGAACCATCCCCCGAAGATCTTGCCCGGCTCAACAAACTCTCCGTGGAAGTTGTGATTGCATGA
- a CDS encoding penicillin-binding transpeptidase domain-containing protein, translating into MGKMRNLVFGVLTLVMAGSLAACDDGRAGAEGAAKQLASSLEALDVGSLAVDGKDAAAANDELKAVFEGLGAKPSVQSGDVKLDGDTATFPLNYSWNVGSAKWEYTSDATLKKSSGKWAVQWNPALLAPQLSDGETLSVKTVAAQRGQILGAGDAPIVEDRPVFRVGIDKTKVPAEQADASARAMAALLGLDVEEYAKQVAASGPQAFVEGLVLRAYTADINEAKINAIPGGVSILDSMALAPTRTFARALLGSVGQASAEQIEKSNGALRAGDTTGTGGLQQKYDSLLRGKDGVEVIASTKSQGETPGTKVFFSSLPAPGTTLKTTLDLKLQQLAEETLANVGPASAIVALKPSTGAVLAAASGPGSNGYNTAMLGQYAPGSTFKIVDSLAMFRNGATPDSKVECTPTVTVDGRTFKNAEGYPAGSLGTVALRDAFAHSCNTAFINARDTVSQDQLESAAQALGVAVEAPKLGADAFLGSVPGAAEGTEHAASMIGQGKVLFSPLSAAVMAASVANGAPVSPQLVLNADAGQDPSASAAPTESGSASPSPDSATASALPASPASTKPITKEEAASLADMMRAVVTSGHAGFLAQVPGLPVGAKTGTAEFGNEDPPKTHAWIVATHGDLAVAVFVEDGGLGATTSGPLLKSFLTAAG; encoded by the coding sequence ATGGGGAAAATGAGAAACTTGGTCTTTGGAGTACTGACTTTAGTGATGGCTGGCTCGCTGGCCGCCTGCGATGATGGCCGGGCTGGCGCTGAAGGTGCTGCCAAGCAGCTGGCGTCGTCCCTGGAAGCGCTCGACGTCGGTTCGCTCGCCGTTGACGGCAAGGACGCTGCCGCGGCCAACGATGAACTCAAAGCCGTTTTCGAAGGCCTCGGTGCCAAACCGTCGGTGCAGTCCGGCGACGTAAAACTCGACGGCGACACCGCCACGTTCCCCCTGAACTACAGCTGGAACGTCGGCTCTGCCAAATGGGAGTACACCTCCGATGCCACACTGAAGAAATCCTCCGGAAAATGGGCGGTTCAGTGGAATCCCGCACTTTTGGCGCCCCAGCTCTCCGATGGCGAAACGCTCTCCGTAAAGACAGTTGCGGCCCAACGCGGCCAGATCCTGGGTGCCGGCGATGCCCCGATCGTCGAAGACCGGCCCGTGTTCCGGGTTGGCATCGACAAAACCAAGGTTCCGGCCGAACAAGCCGACGCCTCGGCCCGGGCCATGGCGGCCCTGCTGGGGCTGGACGTTGAGGAGTACGCCAAGCAGGTTGCTGCATCCGGCCCGCAAGCGTTTGTGGAAGGCCTCGTCCTCCGCGCCTACACAGCCGACATCAACGAAGCCAAGATCAACGCCATCCCGGGTGGCGTGAGCATCCTGGACTCCATGGCCCTGGCTCCCACCAGGACTTTCGCCCGTGCCCTGTTGGGTAGCGTCGGACAAGCCAGCGCAGAGCAGATCGAGAAGTCCAACGGCGCGCTACGAGCCGGGGACACAACTGGAACGGGTGGGCTGCAGCAGAAGTACGACTCCCTCCTTCGCGGCAAGGATGGCGTGGAGGTCATTGCCAGCACCAAGTCCCAGGGTGAGACCCCCGGTACCAAAGTCTTCTTCTCGTCCCTCCCCGCACCGGGCACCACGCTCAAGACCACCCTTGACCTGAAACTCCAGCAATTGGCCGAGGAAACACTGGCTAACGTTGGGCCAGCCTCAGCGATCGTGGCGCTGAAACCCTCCACCGGTGCCGTTCTCGCCGCCGCCTCGGGACCGGGTAGCAACGGTTACAACACCGCAATGCTGGGACAGTACGCGCCGGGCTCCACGTTCAAGATCGTTGATTCGCTGGCGATGTTCCGGAACGGTGCCACGCCCGATTCCAAGGTTGAGTGCACTCCGACGGTCACCGTTGATGGGCGCACCTTCAAGAACGCCGAAGGGTACCCGGCCGGTTCGCTGGGCACCGTTGCCTTACGGGACGCCTTCGCTCACTCGTGCAACACAGCCTTCATCAATGCCCGCGATACCGTTAGCCAGGACCAGCTTGAGTCTGCAGCCCAGGCCCTCGGAGTGGCCGTGGAAGCCCCCAAGCTTGGCGCCGACGCGTTCCTGGGATCGGTCCCCGGTGCTGCTGAAGGCACTGAGCACGCTGCCTCCATGATCGGCCAGGGCAAGGTGCTGTTCTCGCCGCTCTCAGCCGCTGTCATGGCCGCTTCTGTTGCCAACGGCGCTCCGGTTTCACCCCAGTTGGTCCTCAACGCCGACGCTGGCCAGGACCCCAGCGCCAGTGCTGCTCCGACGGAAAGTGGCAGCGCATCGCCGTCGCCGGACTCCGCCACGGCCAGCGCCCTCCCGGCGTCGCCGGCATCCACCAAACCGATTACCAAGGAAGAAGCCGCTTCGTTGGCCGACATGATGCGTGCCGTGGTGACCTCCGGGCACGCCGGCTTCCTGGCACAGGTACCCGGGCTCCCCGTTGGGGCGAAGACGGGAACAGCAGAGTTCGGCAACGAGGATCCTCCCAAAACGCACGCGTGGATCGTCGCCACGCACGGTGACCTGGCCGTCGCCGTGTTTGTCGAGGACGGTGGACTCGGTGCGACCACCAGCGGGCCGCTCTTGAAGTCGTTCCTCACCGCAGCAGGCTGA
- a CDS encoding bifunctional phosphatase PAP2/diacylglycerol kinase family protein: MRGFVGKGPKRVARLDRFLLGAVSRQPQGDHDVLFRRLSAAATKGKLWFGIAGVMAAFPGKPRRAALHGVLALGVASGVTNVIFKRLLPRRRPLPEHLPLFRFVNPQPTSSSMPSGHSASAVAFAVGAGIVSPAIGVALAPIAVGVAYSRVHTGAHWPSDVVLGSALGAGAAWATRKWWPARPAEPTPRRTPAEAPAIHDGEGLSIGVNAMGGSYTPETGELLKGIFPKAYIHEIAEGEDVAAGMEAAATRPGTVALGVWGGDGTVGTAAAAAVEYSLPLLVLPGGTLNHFARDLGTSSIDDAIEAVTKGLAASVDLGHVVVQRGLPDMPETSELAMLNTASVGVYPNLVRRRERLQPAMGKPLAGVVASLRTFGVNSPTTLTVDGVKHKLWILYMGRGRFYPSDHAPLRRPVLDDGVFDLRMITADEPFARARLLWAVVTGTVSASKVTHLTEVTEVTVEAIGQPLVLAVDGEPKPGVRSATFRVKQGELRVYSPLPAE, from the coding sequence ATGCGAGGCTTCGTGGGCAAAGGCCCCAAAAGGGTGGCACGGTTGGACCGCTTCCTGCTGGGGGCTGTGTCCCGGCAACCGCAAGGCGATCACGACGTGCTCTTCCGGCGGCTCTCCGCGGCGGCCACCAAGGGCAAGCTGTGGTTCGGTATCGCGGGAGTCATGGCCGCGTTTCCCGGCAAGCCGCGCAGGGCGGCCCTTCATGGCGTGTTGGCCTTGGGCGTTGCCTCAGGCGTCACCAACGTGATCTTCAAGCGGTTACTCCCCCGGAGGCGCCCGCTTCCTGAGCACCTGCCGCTGTTTCGTTTCGTGAACCCACAACCAACCAGCTCGTCGATGCCCTCCGGCCACTCCGCTTCCGCGGTCGCCTTCGCTGTGGGCGCAGGCATCGTGTCTCCTGCCATCGGCGTTGCACTGGCCCCGATTGCCGTTGGGGTGGCCTATTCGCGGGTGCACACGGGTGCGCATTGGCCGTCCGATGTGGTGCTGGGATCCGCCCTGGGGGCTGGCGCTGCTTGGGCGACCCGCAAGTGGTGGCCAGCGCGGCCTGCCGAACCGACTCCCCGCCGCACGCCGGCAGAGGCGCCAGCAATTCACGACGGCGAAGGGCTGAGTATCGGGGTCAACGCCATGGGTGGCTCGTACACACCCGAAACGGGAGAACTCCTAAAAGGCATATTCCCTAAAGCGTATATACATGAAATCGCCGAGGGTGAGGACGTAGCGGCCGGGATGGAAGCCGCAGCCACACGGCCCGGCACCGTAGCGCTGGGTGTCTGGGGCGGTGACGGAACTGTGGGCACTGCGGCCGCTGCCGCCGTCGAGTATTCACTCCCGCTCCTGGTACTACCGGGCGGAACCCTCAACCATTTCGCCCGGGACCTCGGAACCAGCTCGATCGATGACGCCATTGAAGCCGTGACCAAAGGCCTCGCAGCGTCCGTCGACCTGGGGCACGTGGTGGTCCAGCGCGGCCTGCCTGACATGCCGGAAACCTCCGAACTGGCCATGCTGAACACCGCCAGCGTTGGCGTCTACCCCAACCTGGTCCGCCGCAGGGAGAGGCTCCAGCCTGCCATGGGAAAGCCGCTGGCCGGTGTGGTGGCGTCGCTGCGCACCTTCGGGGTGAACTCGCCCACCACCCTCACCGTGGACGGCGTGAAGCACAAACTCTGGATCCTCTATATGGGCCGGGGAAGGTTCTACCCAAGCGACCACGCGCCACTGCGGCGGCCGGTGCTGGATGACGGAGTGTTCGACCTCCGCATGATTACGGCGGATGAGCCGTTCGCCAGGGCGCGGCTGCTGTGGGCGGTCGTGACCGGCACTGTCTCGGCTTCAAAGGTCACCCACCTCACCGAAGTCACCGAGGTCACCGTGGAAGCAATCGGCCAGCCGTTGGTCCTGGCGGTTGACGGTGAGCCCAAGCCGGGCGTCCGCAGCGCAACCTTCAGGGTGAAACAAGGGGAACTTCGCGTGTACTCGCCGTTGCCGGCCGAATAG